A region of Desulfatiglans anilini DSM 4660 DNA encodes the following proteins:
- a CDS encoding transposase, with translation RFQRVMRAVERTSDKRGQLLLKPDIEVEAWWTTLDLPDEKVIRLYEDHATSEQFHSEIKSDMDMERLPSGKFATNALILTLAGLAYNILRFIGQLGLVGDRSPLRHPAKRRRIKTVIQELMYLAARLVTTGRRLKIVFSRHCPAFEAFGAVYNRLACG, from the coding sequence CGCTTCCAAAGGGTGATGCGGGCCGTTGAGCGCACCAGCGACAAACGCGGTCAACTGCTGCTCAAACCGGACATCGAGGTGGAGGCCTGGTGGACCACGCTCGATCTGCCGGATGAAAAGGTGATCCGGCTTTACGAGGACCACGCCACCAGCGAGCAGTTCCACAGTGAGATCAAATCCGACATGGACATGGAACGCCTGCCATCGGGCAAGTTCGCCACCAATGCCCTGATCTTGACTTTGGCCGGTCTGGCCTACAACATCCTGCGTTTCATCGGGCAGTTGGGCCTCGTCGGAGACCGGTCGCCCTTACGCCATCCGGCCAAAAGGCGCCGCATCAAAACGGTCATCCAGGAACTGATGTATCTGGCTGCGCGGCTGGTCACAACCGGCCGGCGTTTGAAAATCGTCTTCAGCCGACATTGTCCGGCTTTTGAAGCCTTCGGGGCTGTGTACAACCGCCTGGCATGCGGCTAG